One window from the genome of Haloprofundus halobius encodes:
- a CDS encoding AAA family ATPase, with protein MTDSSDNSYTLEDANEEIGILRRVADDVVEGIRNAESEDVLEFLIEDEKLDVIHDGERGLGQVRRAVLESRLASDRLKRVVSLRGDETPAEILVPNDVERNAKVALEAGKPVVLYGPTGTGKTTFAKQLARETGIGYALNTATPSWTPSDIIGGISPDYTGDSLSYRTKLGCVSEAVQRARQFDVEYGVILDEITRADISKIFGPLYTAIENPHQTIFETDEGETIELDKRVNIICTMNMSDRTVNELDNAITRRFAMVELDEYEEDKRRQLFKDWITTHVTDHTDLGESEILRLFERDYQGINHGHESTSQGSIMRFGPMHYRDVAVFLGVGCREGGEYEYDQTDAVGQAFRTYIVPRLLNAAAFPQIERIAEHYRALNGEFEEFDLAPAAELAERELEQERRQMGSYE; from the coding sequence ATGACTGACTCGTCCGACAACAGCTATACTCTTGAGGATGCGAATGAGGAAATTGGAATTCTTCGCCGTGTAGCAGACGATGTCGTCGAAGGCATTCGGAATGCAGAGAGTGAGGATGTTCTAGAGTTTCTCATCGAAGACGAGAAACTGGACGTCATCCATGATGGTGAGCGCGGTCTCGGACAGGTCCGACGAGCGGTTCTGGAATCTCGACTCGCGTCCGATCGACTGAAGCGTGTCGTGAGTCTCCGTGGTGACGAAACACCTGCAGAGATTCTTGTTCCGAACGACGTCGAGCGCAATGCGAAAGTTGCACTTGAGGCCGGTAAGCCGGTTGTCCTGTACGGTCCGACTGGGACTGGAAAGACGACCTTCGCCAAGCAGCTCGCTCGTGAGACCGGTATCGGTTACGCCCTCAACACCGCTACACCCTCGTGGACACCGTCGGATATCATCGGTGGAATTAGCCCAGACTACACAGGCGACTCGCTTAGTTATCGCACGAAACTTGGCTGCGTTTCTGAGGCCGTTCAGCGCGCTCGTCAGTTTGACGTTGAGTACGGCGTCATCCTTGACGAGATTACCCGGGCAGATATTTCGAAGATCTTCGGTCCGCTGTACACCGCTATTGAGAACCCTCACCAGACGATATTCGAGACCGATGAGGGCGAGACCATCGAGCTGGACAAGCGAGTAAACATTATCTGTACCATGAATATGTCCGACCGGACGGTGAATGAACTCGATAACGCCATCACTCGACGGTTCGCAATGGTTGAGCTTGACGAGTACGAGGAGGACAAGCGCCGACAGCTGTTCAAAGACTGGATCACCACGCACGTCACCGACCACACGGACCTCGGAGAAAGCGAGATTCTCCGCCTATTTGAGCGGGACTACCAGGGAATCAACCACGGCCACGAATCAACGTCGCAAGGGTCGATTATGCGCTTCGGCCCGATGCATTACCGCGACGTCGCCGTCTTCCTTGGCGTCGGCTGTCGGGAGGGTGGCGAATATGAATACGATCAGACGGATGCAGTCGGACAGGCGTTCCGGACGTACATCGTTCCGCGGCTCCTGAACGCCGCTGCGTTCCCGCAGATCGAGCGTATCGCAGAACACTACCGGGCACTAAACGGTGAGTTCGAGGAGTTCGATCTCGCACCGGCGGCTGAACTCGCCGAACGAGAGCTCGAACAGGAACGCCGCCAGATGGGCTCCTACGAGTAA
- a CDS encoding VirB4 family type IV secretion system protein produces MLKTLIERFTRLEANDTEENFTRVHAQNVAPSSIKLESEITQTGERWAKTLFFADFPAAATPGLLDMLTTHPSADIDISIHASPRDSEQAINEFERAITNLDATRREKELRGGASLGATQRRLQDHKEVLAQLTDGSQRVFEVAVYLTIRGNTKKEVKETTTRLQSELMKQRLVTKSVDYTQDKGLVSNSPIGKDTLEQTTPMLGKAAGALFPFSAGTLIEESGVLVGFHATTDAPVVMDRFDRENGYNILTAAKIGSGKSFGTKLLNLRHLAKDPDTILIMIDPLEGFRSLSDALDGEHIVVGGTRGLNPLEIKQTPERVLRDVPDIDPFSQRFSSVMDFFDTFFAHVGNGLDKKERAVLGTTVREAYRRNGITSDPSTHGNPSPTIRDVIGILAEIADDAEAFLDSVDEEAADPTELEVEKWQERAAELRMAMRPFMGNGEFSNLAGETEVSISGEKVVYLDLQQGEADREIALMMQLLFDSVYQRAKETDKRVILAVDEAHYLMEHEGSLQWLDRATRHSRHYDLSIHLITQELKDFFIHPRAETIANNCSMKILYRLPGLSEENRMKLGLTSREAEFIRNAKPGDRDRGYSHALVSVEDEGTYPVKVTALEEEAQLIEKPETQKPLKRE; encoded by the coding sequence ATGCTGAAAACACTCATTGAGCGGTTCACCCGCCTCGAAGCTAACGATACTGAGGAGAATTTCACTCGAGTTCATGCACAGAATGTTGCACCGTCGAGCATCAAGCTTGAATCAGAAATCACACAGACAGGTGAGCGTTGGGCGAAGACACTATTCTTCGCTGACTTTCCGGCAGCGGCAACTCCCGGCTTGCTGGATATGCTGACAACACATCCGAGCGCCGATATCGACATCTCAATTCACGCTAGCCCCCGCGACTCAGAGCAAGCGATCAACGAGTTCGAGCGAGCGATCACCAATCTCGATGCGACGAGACGAGAAAAAGAACTCCGTGGTGGTGCCTCACTCGGCGCAACGCAACGTCGACTCCAAGACCACAAGGAGGTCCTTGCACAGCTCACGGACGGCTCGCAGCGTGTCTTCGAGGTCGCGGTCTATCTCACGATTCGTGGGAATACGAAAAAGGAGGTCAAAGAGACGACAACCCGGTTGCAATCGGAGTTGATGAAACAGCGTCTCGTCACGAAATCTGTCGATTACACCCAAGACAAAGGGCTTGTGAGCAATAGTCCGATTGGGAAAGACACACTTGAGCAGACGACACCAATGCTTGGGAAGGCTGCTGGTGCACTCTTTCCTTTCTCTGCTGGTACACTCATAGAGGAGAGTGGCGTACTCGTCGGGTTCCATGCGACAACGGACGCCCCAGTCGTCATGGATCGATTCGACCGCGAGAACGGATACAATATCCTTACCGCAGCGAAGATTGGGTCAGGCAAATCGTTTGGGACGAAGCTGTTGAATTTGCGCCACCTCGCTAAAGATCCGGATACGATTCTTATCATGATCGACCCGTTAGAGGGTTTCCGGAGTCTCTCTGATGCCCTCGATGGGGAACATATTGTGGTCGGGGGTACTCGAGGATTGAACCCCTTAGAAATCAAGCAGACACCAGAACGTGTACTCCGGGATGTTCCTGATATCGATCCCTTCAGTCAGCGGTTCAGTAGCGTCATGGACTTCTTTGATACGTTCTTTGCGCATGTCGGCAATGGGCTGGACAAGAAAGAGCGTGCAGTCCTTGGCACTACTGTTCGGGAAGCGTATCGCCGTAATGGAATTACATCGGATCCCTCGACACACGGCAATCCGAGCCCGACGATTCGCGATGTAATCGGTATTCTTGCTGAGATTGCCGACGATGCGGAGGCGTTTCTTGACTCGGTTGATGAGGAGGCAGCTGATCCGACCGAGCTTGAGGTTGAGAAGTGGCAAGAACGCGCTGCCGAGCTTCGGATGGCGATGCGTCCATTCATGGGCAATGGTGAGTTCTCAAACCTTGCTGGTGAAACGGAGGTTAGCATCTCCGGTGAGAAGGTCGTCTATCTGGATCTTCAGCAGGGTGAGGCAGACCGTGAGATTGCGTTGATGATGCAATTGCTCTTCGACAGCGTCTACCAGCGAGCAAAAGAGACGGACAAGCGCGTTATTCTCGCCGTCGACGAGGCCCATTACCTCATGGAGCATGAGGGGAGTCTACAATGGCTTGACCGCGCTACACGCCATTCTCGACACTATGATTTGAGCATCCATCTCATCACACAGGAGCTCAAGGACTTCTTCATCCACCCACGAGCAGAGACCATCGCGAACAATTGCTCGATGAAAATCCTATATCGGCTTCCAGGTCTCTCTGAGGAGAATCGTATGAAGCTCGGGCTGACGTCTCGCGAGGCAGAGTTCATTCGCAACGCAAAGCCTGGCGATCGTGACCGTGGGTACAGTCATGCGCTCGTCTCGGTAGAGGACGAAGGAACTTACCCGGTCAAA
- a CDS encoding McrC family protein: MSTVDEVYEYGQDTFNVPERGEIRIEGCPSSIGDQLRRASFTQQSPGVFTKSQAALDSDQEYEVVTVTVDGDENEVLHVEATDIIGVVSLTPSSKVQVDPKIDWEHIFDMLLAVYDQNRSIEYHGIPLQDFLSDDIHLDDVFVVLAINYLDGLETIHRQGCIRDLVIRRLDSLDGRGEIDVEQTLLNHARGTLEPHWIRNETEYDNAANSLLHYAGKSLLRLFRQNSHENDHPAYDRIFSEVHREVERLESMGVVSGLNRMDEYRRISISDLPKQRRYYQKAFDIAKAIMSSSLGQQLRDGPRELVVDYVLNMESLFEQYSQVVIERELSYIKSYDHLGDLDDVMPVRSPSVNPFEGEGQIYHEPDHALQEGDETLAVLDSKYYAEGHDPVKESASRSRLFSYAYLLHSNRLAFLCPLLEPKRRKVAQTGAELQIVSPSENFTLEAYDDVVHDYLHDVLVEQSTELEAFHAVADNRLCLDGVEETDLSEAKSMSGPFTFKDVRNFSLRVLKAAADEHSWEVRNRYELEQDGDWTREQVETRCEQRYEHTTTCIPVFCREQGQEWIDLYFLNGSGEVEKEGPLKLL, encoded by the coding sequence ATGAGCACCGTTGACGAAGTCTACGAGTACGGACAGGACACCTTTAACGTCCCCGAACGCGGGGAGATTCGAATAGAGGGCTGTCCGTCGTCCATCGGCGACCAACTTCGTCGTGCTTCGTTCACGCAGCAGAGTCCTGGGGTCTTTACGAAAAGTCAGGCGGCACTCGACTCCGACCAAGAGTATGAGGTCGTGACGGTCACCGTAGACGGCGACGAGAACGAGGTTCTCCATGTCGAAGCGACAGATATCATCGGCGTCGTAAGTCTCACGCCATCGTCGAAAGTACAGGTAGATCCGAAGATCGACTGGGAGCACATCTTTGACATGCTGCTTGCCGTCTACGACCAGAACCGATCCATCGAGTACCACGGAATTCCGCTTCAGGACTTCCTCTCCGATGATATCCACCTCGACGACGTGTTCGTGGTCTTGGCAATCAACTACCTCGACGGGCTGGAGACGATCCATCGACAGGGATGCATTCGTGATCTGGTCATCCGACGACTCGACAGTCTCGACGGTCGGGGTGAGATTGACGTCGAACAGACGCTTTTGAACCACGCGCGCGGGACGCTGGAGCCACACTGGATCCGAAACGAAACCGAGTACGACAACGCCGCGAACTCGCTGCTTCACTACGCAGGGAAGTCACTCCTTCGACTCTTCCGTCAGAATTCTCACGAGAACGACCACCCCGCCTACGACCGGATCTTTTCAGAGGTTCACCGGGAAGTGGAACGCCTGGAGAGTATGGGTGTCGTGAGCGGACTGAATCGGATGGACGAGTACCGACGCATCTCTATCAGTGATTTACCGAAGCAGCGTCGGTACTACCAGAAGGCGTTCGACATAGCAAAAGCGATTATGTCATCCTCTCTCGGCCAGCAGCTCCGTGACGGTCCACGAGAGCTGGTTGTGGACTACGTCCTGAACATGGAGTCGCTGTTCGAGCAGTACTCGCAGGTTGTCATCGAGCGCGAGCTCTCGTACATCAAGTCCTACGACCACCTCGGCGACCTCGACGACGTGATGCCCGTTCGGTCACCGTCCGTGAATCCATTCGAGGGTGAGGGACAGATCTACCACGAACCAGACCACGCGCTGCAGGAGGGCGACGAAACGCTCGCCGTCTTGGACTCGAAGTACTACGCGGAAGGTCACGATCCAGTAAAGGAATCGGCGTCCCGGTCGCGGCTCTTTAGCTACGCATACCTTCTGCACTCCAACCGACTCGCGTTCCTGTGTCCACTCCTGGAACCGAAGCGTCGGAAAGTCGCTCAGACCGGAGCCGAACTACAGATCGTCTCACCCAGCGAGAATTTCACGCTGGAAGCGTACGACGATGTCGTCCATGATTATCTGCACGACGTTCTGGTTGAGCAGTCTACCGAGCTTGAAGCCTTCCACGCCGTCGCGGATAACCGACTCTGTTTAGACGGCGTTGAAGAGACGGATCTGAGCGAGGCGAAATCGATGAGTGGACCGTTCACGTTCAAGGACGTCCGGAACTTCTCCCTACGGGTCCTCAAGGCCGCTGCCGACGAACATTCTTGGGAAGTTCGGAATCGATACGAACTGGAACAGGACGGTGACTGGACGAGAGAGCAAGTCGAAACTCGTTGTGAGCAACGCTACGAGCACACGACGACGTGCATTCCGGTGTTCTGTCGTGAACAAGGCCAGGAATGGATCGACCTGTACTTCTTGAATGGCAGCGGCGAGGTCGAGAAAGAGGGGCCGTTGAAGCTCCTATAG